The window CATATTCTAGACCTTTAGATGAAGGAAAAGACAAGCAAAAGGAACGAACAAACTACAAAAGTTCACCTACTACAACGGTGTACCAGAAAGATCATTAACcaatgttgttgtttttttctcCATCGGAGAGGTTCAGGATTTCAGCTTTCCAGCATATTGTACATTTGTACAACCAGAAACTGCCTGGCccagaaagaagaagaaagaatctccaaagaaaaaaatcagaatCATCCACACAAAGCCATCCTGTTCCTATTTACTACAGTACTCTATAAATACTACCACTACTATTTCAAATCTAAAAATTTCAATAAATTAGAAAGGTCATTAAATTTCAGTGGTTCCTAAATCCTAAGggtccctttgaatcgcagggttgaaaaaaatagagggataggaaaaacataggattttgacaggaattgaagtgtaaaatagaagattacaaaacacaagaaaaacataggaatggtcgtttgattggaacgcaggaaaaacgtaggaatcagatgagagagatagactcaaagtaaattttccaagaggttggagctcttgctaaatttcctccaaaatccacatgcaatgtgtcattccataggaatttcataagatttgaaaagtttcaatcctttgaatcaaagggccaaataggaaaatttcctataggatttgaatcctatgaaattcctatataaatcctttgatttaAAGGGGCCCTACATGGCTACAATGTGGAATATAATCCTACATGGCTACATTTCTTTAGTACTACCATTGTGCAAGCAGCACAAAGTGTGCTTGTCCAAACAGAGTACACAACACCAAACCCAAAGCAGAGAAGAACAGCAGCAGAGGATGACGGTCATGGCACAGTTTACAGCATGGCAAAATGAAACAAAGCGTACGAACGAACAGGGAGATTTGTCGAGCACCTTGGGGGTGGAGCCggaggggcgcggcggccgagggACAGGCCGGTGCCTGcgtccgcgcccgcgcccgcggggaCGACCACGGCCTGCAGCGACCACGTCGCCTCCAGAGACggcgcccggcgccgccgccgccgctgctggcaCCGCACGTACGTCTGGTAGCTCGCGGCCGCCACGAGCCAGGCGCGACCGCGCGACGCCGCGCGGAGCTCGGACATCAGGCGCGCCAGCTCGGCGACCATGTGGTCCTCAGGGGCGGAGTACTCCGCGagggcgtggtggtggtggtggtcgtcatCATCGACGGCCCAGCGCACGTCGCCGACGTAGATGACCAGGCCGGCGGCCTTGGCGTCGACGACGATGGAGTTCGCGGTCCGGCGTAGCTCGGCCACCTGGgcgtcgacgtcggcgcggGTCATGAGGCGGAGGTGGACGCGGGAGAGGTGGAGCCTCAGCACGTGCGCGCCGCGCAGCTCGCCCGGGACGTCGCCCGTCTCCAGCCGCCTCATGAGCTCCGCCACCGACGCCTCGGCGACGGACACCgagtcgccgacgacgacggggtTGGGTCTTGCCCACTGCTTCCGCACCATCACCTCCAAGATCGCCCTCACGTCCTCCTCCTTGCACGACGAACCGGTGTCAGGACGGTGCAAGAACTGAGCCGGCCacggcgcgccaccgccgctggcgGCGTGCGCGTCGAGGTCAATGTGCGGCTCGGGGGAGGAGGACGAGTAACAGACGTGGTGGCCGCCGAGGCTCGGGAGCATGGCGCCCCCCTCCTCGAGGGTGCTCTTCACGGCGGCGCTCGAGAAGCCGGCCTCCCGCATGACCCGGCTCACGCTGGGGTCGTCGAGGATGGAGATGATGAGCTGGTCAAGCTCTACCTTGATCGCGAGGAGAGGCTGCTGCTGCGGTTGAAGCGCGTGCTGCGGCGGCTGCAGGCTCTGCAGCTCGATGCAGCCGCGCCGCTGGTTCGCCTGCGCGCGCTTGAGCGCGGCGACGAGCGCGTTGGACAGCGTCGGGTCGGGCGGGACgagcgacgacgccggcgagcacgCCCGCCCGCAGTCGGCCATCGCATTGGTGGCAGGGAGGCGGTTGAGCGCGACGTTGAAGCAGAGCTCCAGCGCCCTGCACCGGAGCGggtgcgacgccgccgccgccgcgggcgcgcaGGCGGCCACGGCCGGGTGCGCCCTGACGCAGGCGCGCCTGAGGAGGCCGTGGGCGCAGCACGACGGCTCGCCCCCGGAGCAAGCGAACGGAGGCGGgtccgacggcgacgaggacgaggacgaggacgaggagctCCTCAGCAGCGTGAACGCCACGTGCAGCGGCGTGAGCTGCGCGTGCCCGCGGCGTCGCGCCAGCGCCAGCGCGAGCTTGAGCACCGCGGCCGCGTCGGCGGACAGCGCCTGGTGCACCGTGTACCCCCCCGCGCGCATCGCCTTCACCCCCAATGTTGTCTTGCACCCTC of the Oryza sativa Japonica Group chromosome 2, ASM3414082v1 genome contains:
- the LOC9270601 gene encoding protein SMAX1-LIKE 5 isoform X2, whose protein sequence is MRAGGYTVHQALSADAAAVLKLALALARRRGHAQLTPLHVAFTLLRSSSSSSSSSSPSDPPPFACSGGEPSCCAHGLLRRACVRAHPAVAACAPAAAAASHPLRCRALELCFNVALNRLPATNAMADCGRACSPASSLVPPDPTLSNALVAALKRAQANQRRGCIELQSLQPPQHALQPQQQPLLAIKVELDQLIISILDDPSVSRVMREAGFSSAAVKSTLEEGGAMLPSLGGHHVCYSSSSPEPHIDLDAHAASGGGAPWPAQFLHRPDTGSSCKEEDVRAILEVMVRKQWARPNPVVVGDSVSVAEASVAELMRRLETGDVPGELRGAHVLRLHLSRVHLRLMTRADVDAQVAELRRTANSIVVDAKAAGLVIYVGDVRWAVDDDDHHHHHALAEYSAPEDHMVAELARLMSELRAASRGRAWLVAAASYQTYVRCQQRRRRRRAPSLEATWSLQAVVVPAGAGADAGTGLSLGRRAPPAPPPRVAEDDQIAKLGEIPTLDLALGGDDGGVPALCAECADGYEKEASQVRAKADGTTLALTYFPGWPHANEPQTSHKAELMELRRKWGILCQRVHSRSHNDQASVPSPMPWWCRPSSVSRDGEARTELNPSSAGLRLSFGTPGDHDRSESVDERGADTTLSLLPPDSAAAATTWQDTRGRWSEGGGGGADGEMMTVNGLDATVDAVSIRRVWLEQLLLSGDLKRKAEKGGLSGEPKPRRRGGVSLDLNICAAADDDDDGGDSEEEAAPSDLTNEGGCDGGGEPGRLDDSLDSHE
- the LOC9270601 gene encoding protein SMAX1-LIKE 5 isoform X1, which translates into the protein MRAGGYTVHQALSADAAAVLKLALALARRRGHAQLTPLHVAFTLLRSSSSSSSSSSPSDPPPFACSGGEPSCCAHGLLRRACVRAHPAVAACAPAAAAASHPLRCRALELCFNVALNRLPATNAMADCGRACSPASSLVPPDPTLSNALVAALKRAQANQRRGCIELQSLQPPQHALQPQQQPLLAIKVELDQLIISILDDPSVSRVMREAGFSSAAVKSTLEEGGAMLPSLGGHHVCYSSSSPEPHIDLDAHAASGGGAPWPAQFLHRPDTGSSCKEEDVRAILEVMVRKQWARPNPVVVGDSVSVAEASVAELMRRLETGDVPGELRGAHVLRLHLSRVHLRLMTRADVDAQVAELRRTANSIVVDAKAAGLVIYVGDVRWAVDDDDHHHHHALAEYSAPEDHMVAELARLMSELRAASRGRAWLVAAASYQTYVRCQQRRRRRRAPSLEATWSLQAVVVPAGAGADAGTGLSLGRRAPPAPPPSRVAEDDQIAKLGEIPTLDLALGGDDGGVPALCAECADGYEKEASQVRAKADGTTLALTYFPGWPHANEPQTSHKAELMELRRKWGILCQRVHSRSHNDQASVPSPMPWWCRPSSVSRDGEARTELNPSSAGLRLSFGTPGDHDRSESVDERGADTTLSLLPPDSAAAATTWQDTRGRWSEGGGGGADGEMMTVNGLDATVDAVSIRRVWLEQLLLSGDLKRKAEKGGLSGEPKPRRRGGVSLDLNICAAADDDDDGGDSEEEAAPSDLTNEGGCDGGGEPGRLDDSLDSHE